From Solidesulfovibrio carbinoliphilus subsp. oakridgensis, the proteins below share one genomic window:
- a CDS encoding sulfite exporter TauE/SafE family protein has protein sequence MPSLTYWLAYLAFGGVAGIIAGLLGVGGGIVVVPALVWFFTAQGFPAETIMQMALGTSLAAIAFTSISSCRAHHCRGAVLWPVVKRITPGILIGTFAGTCLAARLSTGFLKGFFVCFLYYVSVQMLLNIRPKPTRQIPGGPGMSAMGFAIGAVSSLVGIGGGTMSVPFLVWCNVPIHMAVGTSAAIGFPIAVAGSVGYIVNGLGAANLPPLSFGYVSLPALVGVAAVSILTAPYGARLAHKLPVAALKRFFAVFLLAMATRMLWSLF, from the coding sequence ATGCCCTCTCTGACCTATTGGCTGGCCTATCTGGCCTTTGGCGGCGTGGCCGGCATCATCGCCGGCCTGCTCGGCGTCGGCGGCGGCATCGTGGTGGTGCCGGCCCTGGTCTGGTTTTTCACGGCCCAAGGCTTTCCCGCGGAAACGATCATGCAGATGGCCCTTGGCACGTCGCTTGCCGCCATCGCCTTCACCTCGATTTCGAGCTGCCGGGCCCACCACTGCCGGGGCGCGGTCCTTTGGCCCGTGGTCAAGCGCATCACCCCGGGCATCCTCATCGGCACCTTTGCCGGCACCTGCCTGGCCGCCAGGCTTTCCACCGGGTTTCTCAAGGGCTTTTTCGTCTGCTTCCTCTATTATGTTTCCGTCCAGATGCTCCTGAACATCAGGCCCAAGCCCACGCGTCAGATTCCCGGGGGGCCCGGGATGTCCGCCATGGGCTTTGCCATCGGCGCGGTGTCGAGCCTGGTCGGCATCGGCGGCGGCACCATGTCCGTGCCGTTTCTGGTCTGGTGCAACGTGCCCATCCACATGGCGGTCGGCACCTCGGCGGCCATCGGCTTTCCCATCGCCGTGGCCGGATCGGTCGGCTACATCGTAAACGGCCTGGGCGCGGCCAACCTCCCGCCCCTGTCCTTTGGCTACGTCTCCCTGCCCGCCCTTGTGGGCGTGGCCGCGGTCAGCATCCTGACCGCGCCCTACGGCGCGCGCCTGGCCCACAAGCTGCCCGTCGCCGCCCTCAAGCGCTTTTTCGCCGTCTTCCTGCTGGCCATGGCCACGCGCATGCTGTGGAGCCTGTTCTAG
- a CDS encoding YihY/virulence factor BrkB family protein gives MPDPHASPARARPGLLAALATAFETGHLPAESPLPAWLGPVFAISRSFLDTRGILQASALSYTTVLSIVPFLAVAFSLAKGLGLYNSPQVRGLLLRLFAGREDVADQILLYIQNTNLQTLGAVGTILLLFTAVSLLFNIEVAVNAAWGMAPKATVWSRFTNYFVFIVLCPPLLFAALSVTATLQALDVTHRLLAISFISGLEKALLTIAPVVVIWGVFYLLYQFLPNTRVKPASALLGAVTAGTVWQVVQWAYLKFQFGSASYNAIYGSFAQIPLLLVWLYVSWVIVLLGAQISHTSQCYRQFLLEDRARRLTQAQRHGLALFLALLAARAAAARRLPPPVSRLAGLFGLPEPVLAGLWEDLATAGLVVEAASPDGRAFTSLARPEDVTVAEVARALDSRRDGHAPPALAESFPKFAPLFEAADASDRQATLAGLLARFGPDLDAVLADPA, from the coding sequence ATGCCCGATCCCCACGCCAGCCCCGCCCGGGCCCGGCCCGGCCTCTTGGCCGCCCTGGCCACGGCCTTTGAAACCGGCCACCTGCCGGCGGAAAGCCCCCTGCCCGCCTGGCTTGGCCCCGTTTTCGCCATCAGCCGCTCGTTTCTCGACACCCGAGGCATCTTGCAGGCCTCGGCCCTGTCCTATACCACGGTGCTTTCCATCGTCCCGTTCCTGGCCGTGGCCTTTTCCCTGGCCAAGGGCCTCGGGCTCTACAACTCGCCCCAGGTGCGCGGGCTTTTGCTGCGCCTTTTCGCCGGCCGCGAGGACGTGGCCGACCAGATCCTGCTCTACATCCAGAACACCAACCTCCAGACGCTCGGGGCCGTGGGCACGATCCTGCTCCTTTTTACGGCCGTCTCGCTCCTTTTCAACATCGAGGTGGCGGTCAACGCGGCCTGGGGCATGGCGCCAAAGGCCACGGTCTGGAGCCGGTTCACCAACTATTTCGTCTTCATCGTCCTGTGCCCGCCGCTCCTTTTCGCCGCCTTAAGCGTCACGGCCACCCTGCAGGCCCTGGACGTGACCCACCGCCTGCTGGCGATTTCTTTCATTTCCGGCCTGGAAAAGGCCCTGCTGACCATTGCCCCGGTGGTGGTCATCTGGGGCGTCTTTTACCTCCTCTACCAGTTTTTGCCCAACACCCGGGTCAAACCCGCCTCGGCCCTCCTCGGGGCCGTGACGGCCGGCACGGTCTGGCAGGTCGTGCAGTGGGCCTATCTCAAATTCCAGTTCGGCTCGGCCAGCTACAACGCCATCTACGGCAGCTTCGCCCAGATTCCCCTGCTTCTGGTCTGGCTCTACGTGAGCTGGGTCATCGTGCTTCTTGGCGCCCAGATCAGCCACACCAGCCAGTGCTACCGCCAGTTTTTGCTCGAGGACCGGGCCCGCCGCCTGACCCAGGCCCAGCGGCACGGGCTGGCCCTTTTCCTGGCCCTGCTCGCCGCCCGGGCCGCCGCGGCCCGTCGCCTGCCCCCGCCCGTCTCCCGGCTGGCCGGGCTCTTCGGCCTGCCGGAGCCGGTCCTGGCCGGCCTGTGGGAGGACCTGGCCACGGCCGGCCTCGTGGTCGAGGCCGCCTCGCCGGACGGACGGGCCTTCACCTCCCTGGCCCGGCCCGAGGACGTGACCGTGGCCGAGGTGGCCCGGGCCCTGGACAGCCGCCGGGACGGCCATGCCCCGCCGGCCCTGGCCGAGTCCTTCCCCAAGTTCGCCCCCCTTTTCGAGGCGGCGGACGCGAGCGACCGGCAGGCAACCCTGGCCGGCCTGCTCGCCCGGTTCGGGCCGGACCTCGACGCCGTGCTCGCCGATCCCGCCTGA
- the tsaA gene encoding tRNA (N6-threonylcarbamoyladenosine(37)-N6)-methyltransferase TrmO, whose translation MDLTLRVLGLVRSPLDDPATAPRVETDNAPQADLVMAPAYRTAAGSLEVGQTILVFTWFHLADRSCQEVHPRHDLSRPLTGVFNTRSPDRPNPIGLHQVRITAINGDVITVDGIEAVNGTPVIDIKPLPDRAPRT comes from the coding sequence ATGGACCTGACCCTTCGCGTCCTTGGCCTGGTGCGCTCGCCCCTTGACGATCCGGCCACGGCCCCGCGTGTCGAGACCGACAACGCGCCCCAGGCCGATCTGGTCATGGCCCCGGCCTATCGCACGGCGGCCGGCTCCCTCGAAGTCGGCCAGACCATCCTGGTCTTCACCTGGTTCCACCTGGCCGACCGGTCCTGCCAGGAGGTCCATCCCCGCCACGACCTGAGCCGGCCGCTGACCGGGGTCTTCAATACCCGCTCCCCGGACCGCCCCAACCCCATCGGCCTGCACCAGGTCCGCATCACGGCCATAAACGGCGACGTCATCACCGTGGACGGGATCGAGGCGGTAAACGGCACCCCGGTCATCGACATAAAGCCCCTGCCCGACCGCGCGCCGCGGACCTGA
- the thiL gene encoding thiamine-phosphate kinase translates to MTRLRSEDDFLALIDRHFPREGDGIVLPRGDDAAVVACPGPVCLTTDLFLEDVHFRRGYFAPEDTGYKALAVNISDVAAMGCRPTGFVLGLVSPEDADREYWDGVLAGMATLAARFDLPLAGGDLSRGDKVGLSVTLWGTPGPSGRFLTRGAATPGDVLFVVGDIGLARVGLTVLEKDGPDAAARFPDAVAAHLRPEPQVAAGLALAGLSRVTACMDVSDGLARDLPRLLPPGLGADLFLTPALLHPEVTAHAAGHGRKPEKEAVFGGEDYALLAAVSPAGWPEVRAALPQAKAIGLVAGNAASTLNGAPFDPRGFDHFG, encoded by the coding sequence ATGACGCGACTGCGCTCCGAAGACGACTTCCTGGCCCTGATCGACCGGCACTTCCCCCGCGAGGGCGACGGCATCGTGCTGCCGCGCGGCGACGACGCGGCGGTGGTGGCCTGTCCGGGCCCGGTCTGCCTGACCACGGACCTGTTCCTGGAGGACGTGCACTTCCGGCGCGGCTATTTTGCGCCCGAAGACACCGGCTACAAGGCCCTGGCCGTCAACATCAGCGACGTGGCCGCCATGGGCTGCCGGCCCACGGGATTTGTCCTCGGGCTCGTGAGCCCCGAGGATGCCGACCGGGAATACTGGGACGGGGTCCTGGCCGGCATGGCCACCCTTGCCGCCCGGTTCGACCTGCCCCTGGCCGGCGGGGATCTCAGCCGGGGGGACAAGGTCGGCCTCTCGGTCACCCTCTGGGGAACGCCCGGCCCCTCGGGCCGGTTCCTGACCCGGGGCGCGGCCACGCCCGGGGACGTGCTTTTTGTCGTCGGCGACATCGGCCTGGCCCGGGTCGGGCTTACTGTGCTGGAAAAGGACGGCCCGGACGCGGCCGCCCGTTTCCCGGACGCCGTGGCCGCCCACCTGCGGCCCGAGCCGCAGGTGGCGGCCGGGCTGGCGCTGGCCGGCCTGTCCCGGGTCACGGCCTGCATGGACGTCTCCGACGGCCTGGCCCGGGACCTGCCGCGCCTTCTCCCGCCCGGGCTCGGGGCGGACCTTTTCCTGACGCCGGCCCTGCTCCATCCCGAGGTCACGGCCCATGCCGCCGGCCACGGCCGCAAGCCGGAAAAGGAAGCCGTCTTCGGCGGCGAGGACTATGCGCTCCTCGCGGCCGTGTCCCCGGCCGGCTGGCCCGAGGTCAGGGCCGCCCTGCCCCAGGCCAAGGCCATCGGCCTGGTGGCCGGGAACGCCGCCTCTACGTTAAACGGCGCGCCCTTTGACCCGCGCGGCTTCGACCACTTCGGCTAG
- a CDS encoding phosphatidylglycerophosphatase A, whose amino-acid sequence MTTGDRLSLLVSGLGPIGKIPHAAGTWGSAVAVLAAPALFVPLPGFWRVVVLAALFYVGGVTATRTEKLLDKKDPGHVVIDELIGQWLTFLPFAAPTTFELAAGFVFFRAFDILKPPPVRASEHWLPGGYGVMIDDVLAGIYACLCLAVLHWLR is encoded by the coding sequence ATGACCACGGGCGACCGGCTGTCCCTTCTCGTCTCCGGGCTTGGCCCCATCGGCAAGATCCCCCACGCGGCCGGCACCTGGGGCTCGGCCGTGGCCGTGCTGGCCGCGCCGGCCCTGTTCGTGCCCCTGCCCGGCTTCTGGCGCGTGGTTGTCCTGGCCGCGCTTTTCTACGTCGGCGGCGTCACGGCCACCCGCACCGAAAAGCTGCTCGACAAAAAAGACCCGGGCCACGTGGTCATCGACGAGCTGATCGGCCAGTGGCTCACCTTCCTGCCCTTTGCCGCGCCGACCACCTTCGAGCTGGCGGCCGGATTCGTCTTTTTCCGGGCTTTCGACATCCTGAAGCCGCCGCCGGTGCGGGCCTCGGAGCACTGGCTGCCCGGCGGCTACGGCGTCATGATCGACGACGTCTTGGCCGGCATCTACGCCTGCCTGTGCCTGGCCGTGCTCCACTGGCTGCGCTGA
- a CDS encoding methyl-accepting chemotaxis protein: MSALKNLHIRTKLLLLFLISTLSAAVLFGVGAYSSRRLAETGAREAAEAMMAGERAKIKVATDSLASVLSKSLSSLEGEAARTAFLRQAVKDAFFEEDRSGYYFVYTGTTNVAHPVNPTLQGKDLAELKGPDGVYSVRDLARAAAAGGGFVTFSWAKPGKGDMPKIGYATRIPGSDYWIGTGVYVDNVNEAAANIVAHMQAEGDRMMYIDGAVFAVMFLLVLLPLSIMISRGIVRPIRETTEAARRIAAGDLDVRLAATGDDEAGQLQQALDSMAGSLKRNLDALTEKEAEAKREAGRSAQAAEEAREAAGRVEAANAAMLGAVHGLTGVVSEVGAATHDLTSLGQDIHQGARQQQERLENTAQAMGEMRDAVGEVARNAAEASKATGQTREIALEGAGIAKKTAQAMTELKSMADSLKTNMGQLGTKSEGIGAVIQVISDIADQTNLLALNAAIEAARAGEAGRGFAVVADEVRKLAEKTMAATGEVGQNIKAIQAMTRENMDGVDNTMQSVDATARLAEQSGEMLRQILEAAEHSASQVRAIASAADQQAASAQAIMESVAQVSDIARDNAGRAKDASQHFQNLSDQTGALSGLIKQLGSLDG, translated from the coding sequence GTGTCGGCCTTGAAAAACCTCCACATCAGAACCAAACTGTTGCTTCTTTTTCTCATTTCCACCCTGTCGGCGGCCGTCCTCTTCGGCGTGGGCGCCTATTCCTCCCGGCGGCTGGCCGAGACCGGGGCACGTGAGGCCGCCGAGGCCATGATGGCCGGCGAACGGGCCAAGATCAAAGTGGCCACGGACTCCCTGGCCTCGGTCCTGTCCAAGTCCCTGTCGTCCCTCGAAGGCGAGGCGGCCCGGACCGCCTTCCTGCGCCAGGCCGTCAAGGACGCCTTCTTCGAAGAGGACCGGTCCGGCTACTATTTCGTCTACACCGGCACGACCAACGTGGCCCACCCGGTCAACCCGACCCTGCAAGGCAAGGACCTGGCCGAGCTCAAAGGCCCCGACGGCGTCTATTCGGTGCGGGATCTCGCCCGGGCGGCCGCGGCCGGCGGCGGCTTCGTCACCTTCAGCTGGGCCAAGCCCGGCAAGGGCGACATGCCGAAAATCGGCTACGCCACCAGGATCCCGGGCTCCGACTACTGGATCGGCACGGGCGTGTACGTGGACAACGTCAACGAGGCGGCGGCGAACATCGTCGCCCACATGCAGGCCGAAGGCGACCGCATGATGTATATCGACGGCGCGGTCTTCGCCGTCATGTTCCTGCTCGTGCTCCTGCCGCTGAGTATCATGATCTCGCGCGGCATCGTCCGTCCCATCCGCGAGACCACCGAGGCGGCCCGCCGCATCGCCGCCGGCGACCTCGACGTGCGTCTCGCCGCCACCGGCGACGACGAGGCCGGCCAGCTCCAGCAGGCCCTCGACAGCATGGCCGGCTCCCTCAAACGCAATCTCGACGCCCTGACCGAAAAAGAGGCCGAGGCCAAACGCGAGGCCGGGCGGTCGGCCCAGGCCGCCGAAGAGGCGCGTGAGGCGGCCGGCAGGGTCGAAGCCGCCAACGCCGCCATGCTCGGGGCCGTCCACGGCCTGACCGGCGTCGTATCCGAGGTCGGCGCGGCCACCCACGATTTGACCAGCCTCGGCCAGGACATCCACCAGGGGGCCAGGCAGCAGCAGGAACGCCTGGAAAACACCGCCCAGGCCATGGGCGAGATGCGCGACGCCGTGGGCGAAGTGGCCCGAAACGCGGCCGAAGCCTCCAAGGCCACGGGCCAGACCCGCGAAATCGCCCTCGAAGGCGCGGGTATCGCCAAAAAGACCGCCCAGGCCATGACCGAACTCAAATCCATGGCCGATTCGCTCAAAACCAACATGGGCCAGCTCGGCACCAAGTCCGAAGGCATCGGCGCGGTCATCCAGGTCATCTCCGACATCGCGGACCAGACCAACCTTCTGGCCCTCAATGCCGCCATCGAGGCGGCCCGGGCCGGCGAGGCCGGACGCGGCTTCGCCGTGGTCGCCGACGAGGTCAGAAAGCTCGCCGAGAAAACCATGGCCGCCACCGGCGAAGTCGGCCAGAACATCAAGGCCATCCAGGCCATGACCCGCGAAAACATGGATGGCGTGGACAATACCATGCAGTCCGTGGACGCCACGGCCAGGCTCGCCGAACAGTCCGGCGAAATGCTGCGCCAGATTCTCGAAGCCGCCGAGCACTCGGCCTCCCAGGTCCGGGCCATCGCCTCGGCCGCCGACCAGCAGGCCGCCTCGGCCCAGGCCATCATGGAAAGCGTCGCCCAGGTCAGCGACATCGCCCGGGACAACGCCGGCCGGGCCAAGGACGCCTCCCAGCACTTCCAGAACCTCTCCGACCAGACCGGCGCGCTCTCGGGGCTGATCAAGCAGCTTGGGAGTTTGGACGGGTAA
- a CDS encoding DUF6125 family protein has product MIPPDGSRAAPWPPEALLSLPSQVMEAVRQIAVHYGLWLAEAAHQFGPEAAVAMESRVGDAYLPLLSRRIERALDLPGDVPGLLAGLGEERLGKLLDALSVSWLAADGVWFREVEEARGMHDAKRVNDSCWSRLGYYEAIRAKAALGLPEAGGLPALQAAFGARLISRINQWDIVEETADSFVFRMVKCRVQSSRTRQGLPPYPCQSGGTVEYTAFAAGIDPAIKVACVSCPPEITRDDCSCAWRFSVPAAKA; this is encoded by the coding sequence ATGATCCCCCCCGACGGGTCCAGGGCAGCGCCCTGGCCGCCGGAGGCATTGTTATCCCTGCCTTCGCAGGTGATGGAGGCGGTGCGGCAGATCGCGGTGCATTACGGCTTGTGGCTGGCCGAGGCGGCGCACCAGTTCGGGCCGGAGGCGGCCGTGGCCATGGAGTCGCGGGTCGGGGACGCCTATTTGCCGCTGCTCTCGCGCCGCATCGAGCGGGCGCTCGACCTGCCGGGCGACGTGCCGGGGCTCTTGGCCGGCCTTGGCGAGGAGCGGCTGGGGAAGCTTCTGGACGCCCTGTCCGTGTCGTGGCTGGCGGCGGACGGGGTCTGGTTCCGGGAGGTCGAGGAGGCGCGCGGCATGCACGACGCCAAGCGGGTCAACGATTCGTGCTGGTCGCGGCTCGGGTACTACGAGGCCATCCGGGCCAAGGCGGCGCTGGGGCTGCCCGAGGCGGGCGGCCTGCCGGCCTTGCAGGCGGCTTTCGGGGCCCGGCTCATCTCCCGGATCAACCAGTGGGACATCGTGGAGGAGACGGCGGATTCCTTCGTCTTTCGCATGGTCAAATGCCGGGTCCAGTCGTCGCGGACGCGCCAGGGCCTGCCGCCCTATCCCTGCCAGTCCGGCGGCACGGTGGAATATACGGCTTTTGCCGCCGGCATCGATCCGGCCATCAAGGTCGCCTGCGTGAGCTGCCCGCCGGAAATCACACGCGACGACTGTTCCTGCGCCTGGCGCTTCTCCGTGCCCGCCGCCAAAGCCTGA
- a CDS encoding sigma-54-dependent Fis family transcriptional regulator: MAPQIPDFPKALFEELETEKLQRRFLESLLEFQKVERGSLWIKRPDGYQCIEAKGGQSEQLIGFLVPKDKPSIVGWVIENGRMTIAEPGKDKRHFKEAETDFDVKSTLILCYPLVLKNGDVYGAVEIIDTAHGGSRLNLGREYLELLEEFVAIGSIALGNALAFADQKKETQKLRKLLGGLTGETPLVGKSPAFRTALEAARNYARTDFPVCITGESGTGKELFAREIHRLSARKDKPFLVQNVSAIPETLLESELFGYRKGAFTGADKDKVGLFEAAGGGTVFLDEIGDMALALQSRILRVLQENEVKPLGGTETRAVDVRIISATNRDLTRAIAAGTFREDLFYRLNVLPLALPALRDRPEDIPELLDYFLTRDAARLRIPAKALSAQALRELRQRPFQGNVREMENLVRYLLATVPGEVIEVGDIPPPQGIAARHAAPAACPDPAANTAPDLAAYSWDELERAYALALLERHKWNVTKAARAAGVNRSTFDSRLRKLGISKE, from the coding sequence ATGGCGCCCCAAATACCCGACTTTCCAAAGGCCCTGTTCGAGGAACTGGAGACCGAAAAGCTCCAGCGCCGCTTTCTCGAATCCCTGCTCGAATTCCAGAAGGTGGAACGCGGCTCGCTTTGGATCAAGCGCCCGGACGGCTACCAGTGCATCGAAGCCAAGGGCGGCCAGAGCGAACAGCTCATCGGCTTTCTCGTGCCCAAGGACAAGCCGAGCATCGTCGGCTGGGTGATCGAGAACGGCAGGATGACCATTGCCGAGCCCGGCAAGGACAAGCGCCATTTCAAGGAAGCCGAGACCGACTTCGACGTCAAGTCCACGCTGATTCTCTGCTATCCGCTGGTCCTCAAAAACGGCGATGTCTACGGCGCGGTCGAGATCATCGACACGGCCCACGGCGGCAGCCGCCTGAACCTCGGCCGCGAATACCTGGAACTGCTCGAAGAGTTCGTGGCCATCGGTTCCATCGCCCTGGGTAACGCCCTGGCCTTTGCCGACCAGAAAAAGGAAACGCAAAAGCTTCGAAAGCTCCTCGGGGGGCTTACCGGCGAAACGCCGCTGGTCGGCAAGAGCCCGGCCTTCCGCACGGCCCTGGAGGCCGCGCGCAATTACGCCCGCACCGATTTCCCGGTCTGCATCACCGGCGAGTCCGGCACCGGCAAGGAACTCTTCGCCCGGGAGATCCACCGTTTAAGCGCCCGCAAGGACAAGCCGTTCCTGGTCCAGAACGTCTCGGCCATCCCGGAGACGCTCCTTGAATCCGAACTGTTCGGCTACCGGAAAGGGGCGTTCACCGGCGCGGACAAGGACAAGGTGGGCCTCTTTGAAGCGGCCGGCGGCGGCACGGTCTTTCTCGACGAGATCGGCGACATGGCCCTGGCCCTGCAATCCCGCATCCTGCGCGTGCTCCAGGAAAACGAGGTCAAGCCGCTCGGCGGCACCGAAACCCGGGCCGTGGACGTGCGCATCATCTCGGCCACCAACCGCGACCTGACCCGGGCCATCGCCGCCGGCACCTTTCGCGAAGACCTCTTCTATCGCCTGAATGTCCTGCCGCTCGCCCTGCCCGCCCTGCGCGACCGGCCCGAGGACATCCCGGAACTCTTGGACTATTTCCTCACCCGCGACGCAGCCCGCCTGCGCATCCCGGCCAAGGCCCTCTCGGCCCAGGCCCTTCGCGAACTGCGCCAGCGGCCCTTTCAGGGCAATGTCCGGGAAATGGAAAACCTCGTGCGCTATCTCCTGGCCACCGTGCCCGGCGAGGTCATCGAGGTCGGCGACATCCCGCCGCCCCAGGGCATCGCCGCCCGCCACGCCGCCCCGGCCGCCTGCCCCGACCCGGCCGCCAACACGGCCCCGGACCTGGCAGCCTACTCCTGGGACGAACTGGAACGGGCCTACGCCCTGGCCCTGCTCGAAAGGCACAAGTGGAACGTCACCAAGGCCGCCCGCGCCGCCGGCGTCAACCGCTCGACCTTCGATTCGCGGCTGCGGAAGCTGGGGATCAGTAAAGAGTAG
- a CDS encoding class IV adenylate cyclase: MFEAEIKYLAPPSFDPPGERLPDAVYRDVYFDSPDGSFYASGRELRLRQAGGRTTLTYKNPSFDPATVSKEELETDVTDGPAMGAVLANLGYVPRLAFAKTCRRSRCAHAGLVLAVTVVTVDFAPETFVEIEHLAATRQAALAALAVLRAFAADLGLRREYPTAYTDLFLAARPGAVPLRNG, translated from the coding sequence ATGTTCGAAGCCGAAATCAAATACCTCGCCCCGCCGTCCTTCGATCCGCCGGGAGAACGGCTCCCGGACGCGGTCTATCGCGACGTCTATTTCGATTCCCCGGACGGCAGCTTCTACGCCTCCGGCCGGGAGCTGCGCCTGCGCCAAGCCGGCGGCCGGACCACCCTCACCTACAAGAATCCGTCCTTCGACCCGGCCACGGTCTCCAAGGAAGAACTGGAGACGGACGTGACCGACGGCCCGGCCATGGGCGCCGTCCTCGCAAACCTCGGCTATGTGCCGCGTCTGGCCTTTGCCAAAACCTGCCGCCGCTCCCGGTGCGCCCACGCCGGGTTGGTTCTGGCCGTCACCGTGGTCACGGTCGATTTCGCTCCCGAAACCTTCGTCGAGATCGAGCACCTGGCCGCCACGCGCCAGGCCGCCCTGGCCGCCCTGGCCGTCCTGCGCGCCTTTGCCGCCGACCTTGGACTCAGGCGCGAATATCCGACCGCCTACACCGACCTCTTCCTGGCCGCCCGGCCCGGCGCGGTACCTCTCCGGAACGGCTGA
- a CDS encoding DMT family transporter, translated as MSDHGRAAVLMAVTALLWSTGGLAIKLVTLSPLAVTGGRSLLAALVLLALFRGRARFRLTRAFVAGALGYAGLLVTNVAATRMTTAANAILLAYTAPVYVALLAPAVLGEKTRRSDWLFIGAVLGGMVLFFLDRLSPAGLGGNLLAVGTGLSYAVFTLAMRAGRDGSPVAAVIAGHVLTAAVGLPFLVAELPLSPGDWLGLGYLGLVQQGLSLCAYVWCIQRLRALEAILLMTLEPILNPVLVALGYGEVPGPWAMAGGLVVVGAVTLRGVLGSRGLTR; from the coding sequence ATGTCCGACCACGGCCGCGCGGCGGTCCTCATGGCCGTCACGGCCCTCCTCTGGAGCACCGGCGGCCTGGCCATCAAGCTCGTGACCCTGTCTCCCCTGGCGGTCACGGGCGGCCGGAGCCTGCTTGCGGCCCTGGTCCTGCTGGCCCTTTTCCGGGGCCGGGCCCGGTTTCGCCTGACCCGGGCCTTTGTCGCCGGGGCCCTCGGCTATGCCGGGCTCCTCGTCACCAACGTGGCCGCCACCCGGATGACGACGGCGGCCAACGCCATCCTGCTTGCCTACACCGCGCCGGTCTACGTGGCCCTGCTCGCCCCGGCCGTGCTCGGGGAGAAGACCCGGCGGTCGGACTGGCTGTTCATCGGCGCGGTCCTTGGCGGCATGGTCCTTTTCTTCTTGGACCGGCTGTCGCCGGCCGGGCTGGGGGGAAATCTCCTCGCCGTCGGCACCGGGCTTTCCTACGCCGTCTTCACGCTGGCCATGCGGGCCGGCCGGGACGGGTCGCCGGTGGCGGCCGTCATCGCCGGGCACGTGCTGACGGCTGCGGTCGGCCTGCCGTTTCTCGTGGCCGAACTGCCGCTTTCGCCCGGCGACTGGCTCGGCCTCGGCTACCTGGGGCTGGTGCAGCAGGGCCTGTCGCTTTGCGCCTATGTCTGGTGCATCCAGCGGCTGCGCGCCCTGGAAGCCATCCTCCTCATGACGCTGGAGCCGATCCTGAATCCGGTGCTCGTCGCCCTCGGCTACGGCGAGGTGCCGGGACCCTGGGCCATGGCCGGCGGCCTGGTGGTGGTTGGCGCGGTGACGCTACGGGGTGTCCTCGGTAGCCGGGGCCTCACGCGTTAG
- a CDS encoding Maf family protein, whose translation MYVTNKTLVLASASPRRRELLSLTGIAFTVLPSPAEEPAPDMGETPAAYAARMARLKAAAMATDHPEAVVLGADSIVAVGDIILGKPEDAAHARRMLTLLSGRTHQVVTGCALFGLGPDPEVFTVSTDVTMAEIPEAAIAAYVATGEPMDKAGAYAIQGGAAAFVTSICGSYTNVVGLPLAEVLARLRQAGAVATGV comes from the coding sequence ATGTACGTTACGAACAAAACTCTCGTCCTGGCCTCGGCTTCGCCGCGTCGCCGGGAATTGCTCTCCTTGACCGGCATCGCCTTCACGGTCCTGCCGAGCCCGGCCGAGGAGCCGGCTCCGGACATGGGCGAGACGCCGGCCGCCTATGCCGCCCGCATGGCGAGGCTCAAGGCCGCCGCCATGGCCACGGACCATCCCGAGGCTGTGGTCCTTGGCGCGGACTCCATCGTGGCCGTCGGCGACATCATCCTCGGCAAACCGGAAGATGCCGCCCATGCCCGGCGCATGCTGACGCTCTTGTCGGGCCGCACCCACCAGGTGGTCACGGGCTGTGCCCTCTTCGGCCTCGGTCCCGACCCGGAAGTCTTCACCGTGTCCACGGACGTGACCATGGCGGAGATTCCCGAAGCGGCCATCGCCGCCTACGTGGCCACCGGCGAACCCATGGACAAGGCCGGCGCCTACGCCATCCAGGGCGGGGCGGCCGCGTTCGTGACCAGCATTTGCGGGTCGTATACCAACGTGGTGGGATTGCCGTTGGCCGAGGTGCTGGCCAGACTGCGCCAGGCCGGCGCGGTCGCGACCGGCGTCTAA